The genomic DNA TTTGGAAACTGTCGACATCGAGAGGCCGGAGGAGCAGCGAGCTGGGGAGCCCGGCTCCGGGAAGGGACAGGGGGAAGCGGGCCTCTCCGTCAGGGAGCAGGCCTCCACGGAGAGCGGGAGGACGCAGTCGGCGGAGGCCGGAGACAAGCTCGCGGCGGAGCGTTCGCCGAGCATACCGGAGTGCCAGAGAGCGCCGCAGAGCAAACCGAAAATCTGGTCTTTGGCGGAGACCGCCACGGCCCCCGACAGCGGCTCGCACAAATCTACTCCCCCCGCGGCCTTTGCGCAACAGGCGGCTTTGGCTTCCGCCGGCCACCCGGCCTTGCTGCCGGGTCACGGAATATACACTTGTCAGATCGGCAAGCTGCACAACTGGGCCAACGCGGCTCTGATTAACGCCAACTCTATTCTGAACATGCGGTCGCTGCTGGGCGGCGCGCCGCCCGGACACCTGCCGCTGCACGGAGCGGCGCCAGCGCCCGCCGCCGCGGCGGCCGGGGCCGGGACGTCGGACTCGGAGGATGACAGCGACGTGGAGTCATCGGGAAGCTTCAGCCCAAAAAGAGATGGTAGCCATGTTATTTCCCTTAACCATTATCTGTCCGTGACTTTTTAACAGCACGTGGCCacctttctaaaaataattaagtaaCTTCACttttcgcaaaaaaaaaaaaaaaacaaacaaaacaaaaaaaaccccagaaaatttaggccattattttgtgGCGACattcaatttcaattttatttacatagcgCCACTTCACAGCAAATGTCTCAACTCACGGGacataaaagtaatttaaattcaatcatGCATACATTCCATTTGATCCCAGTTACAGAACAGTGCAGGAAGCTCCATTAATTATTAAcagcagtttaaaaagtttctgtctATGGAAACCAAGCAGATTGCATGGAGTATTCACTgaacacaccaaaaaaaaaaaaagaaaaagaaatctgaggCCATCCAGAAACAAGAACATAGaccaaaattaatttgttatgccataaaaaaaatattgctataAATATGTCTAAACAGTTAACATTTAAGCAGATATTGGTTCTGGATAAGATCtgatctgatttcttttttctttttgcagacgAGGACAGCGAGCGCAGACCCGATTCCCTGAAGTCTCCCTTTCAGCTCATCACTGACAGGTGATCATTCCCGACGCGTTATGATTGTGATACCATCAGCTCTAATTCTGTGAGGCTGCTGCTAAATGAAGCTCAGAGCAGAGGTAAACAGCGTCACGTGCGAGCGGGCAGCAGGCGCATAAATCATGCGATTTAGCACTTAAACGCCTCACCAGGCAGCAGAGCAAGATATCAGTCCTCCTGCTTCCCCCCCTGCTCCGCTTTATCGCCACCtaatgtcatttaaataatgTGCCACTATTTATTCAGACGCCCCACCACAGACCAGCCCCTTCTCCACCCCTCTGCGATTGAGGCTAATGTGTGAGATGGCAACATCAGCAATGAAGTGGAGAGAGACACAAAACCCgtttatttaatttccataaGCAGAGGCTGATATTAAAACAACGCGTGCGTGAATGACACTTTTGCTCCTCTTTTttactgtcattatttttaataactcgTCTGTTTTTGGTTCCCTCTCCTCAGACCTCACCATGGAACGACGCCACAGCGAGTTCTGACGACGACGTTATGAGAAGacgaagcaaaaaaaaaaaaaaaaaaactttctataagaaaaaaaagggggaagagagagaaagaagcagaaaaggaataattttatttaatggagaACAGTTAAATGAAGGCTATTTTTCTGAAAGCTTGACCAGTTATAGTGTTAGCGTCCACATGCAAAAGAGATGTCAGagatttgcttgttttgtttttttctccttttatgtgttttttctatttgttccttctgctcttctgttgtgaatggaaaaaaaagaaaacccttgGAGATTTGTAAATACACATTATGAATTTGTCTTTAAAGAGTATATTTTTTTGGGACCTAAATAAATGTCAGTATAAGCGTTTATTATTGAAAACCGCTCCACTTTTTTTGTTAGTGTTTTTAGAGGAAATCTGACTAGCATGTGTAAAACTAACACGGTTGCAAAAACTTTCAaaccaaaaatgtataaaaattttattttttccccttaaaacagaaaaaaaacccacatttgtttgttctggtcttaaaataagataagatattgtttatcacattttcttctgtaaattGACAAAGATACATAAGAAACACCTGTTAGAATCAGTTGCCATGGTAGCATGTAATGctcttttctgctgctgcttatGGAGTGACATACCTGCAACCATCTGATATTAGCTGGTTAGCTATTGAGGCAGATCCAGGCTGACTAAATGACATGCCAATTGGAACCAGTCAACATTTACATTATGAGGCCCATATGGGCagaaaatggtctgaaaaaTGTTGTGTGGGACCCATGCAGTTACCAAGTGTGTTAAAatttaaagtctttttcttATTACACTAATGAGACCCAGATAGGAACTACCGGGTACCCAATGAGGTTTGTTTTGACGTCCATCTTGTGCCCAGTCCACCCATCCAGTCATGAAAAATGCCCATATGGGGCCCATAGACTCATACTGTCAACTCTATTTTTAAACCAGAGGGCGATTAATATGAGACATATTTGGTATAGGAGCGTTCTTTTAGCCAGCTGACAAGATGGGGGCGTTTAGGACGATGTTAGTCTATCCTCCATTCAAAGCTGTTGGGGTTTATCtcttaaaacata from Gambusia affinis linkage group LG14, SWU_Gaff_1.0, whole genome shotgun sequence includes the following:
- the irx1b gene encoding iroquois-class homeodomain protein IRX-1b, producing the protein MSFPQLGFPQFLSASHEVYGSERPASATRDGSTEGAVSSSATAAAVGSMLGMYGSPWAAPNYSAFLPYSGAADLALISQMSSQYELKDGPGSHPAASLPVHPAQGFYPYGQYPYGDPSRAKTATRETTSTLKAWLQEHQKNPYPTKGEKIMLAIITRMTLTQVSTWFANARRRLKKENKVTWGRSAEDRDGRIFSSDNEDEHGKTGSDEEEEEEEIDLETVDIERPEEQRAGEPGSGKGQGEAGLSVREQASTESGRTQSAEAGDKLAAERSPSIPECQRAPQSKPKIWSLAETATAPDSGSHKSTPPAAFAQQAALASAGHPALLPGHGIYTCQIGKLHNWANAALINANSILNMRSLLGGAPPGHLPLHGAAPAPAAAAAGAGTSDSEDDSDVESSGSFSPKRDDEDSERRPDSLKSPFQLITDRPHHGTTPQRVLTTTL